The following are encoded together in the Chaetodon auriga isolate fChaAug3 chromosome 6, fChaAug3.hap1, whole genome shotgun sequence genome:
- the tcp11l1 gene encoding T-complex protein 11-like protein 1 isoform X1: MPKEADHLEGGEDKESKEERAQDASEETVRKRVRANTPSPHRGNTPQASPPRFVSVEELMETAKGVTNMALAHEIMVNHAFQVKPAELPEGSLERRVKEIMHKAFWDCLEAQLKEDPPTYGHAIKLLAEIKETLLSFLLPGHGRLRSRIEEVLDLPLIQQQAENGALDISRLSKFIVEMMGSLCAPCRDEDVNKLKEITDVVPLLKAIFSVLDLMKVDMANFAVSSIRPHLMQQSVEYERSKFQEFLEKQPNALDYTEKWLEDTVRCLREAAVEGSSAASSNPPSLVPLNVHNHAYLRLLRWDHTSDPFPETLLMDQVRFQEMQQEAEQLVLLSSVLLVVYTTTGEAISGLPGLMETLKNTVNVMLADMHTPSFSAQEALATIGEKLCFELSQCLSQHGYSPFSADRKSTLRGQISATVQPDNAVRKLMDSRVQSYLLASLESSQHKTPPPLPGGLVPVGRELKELAVRFSRLVNFNKLVFSPFYQKILHKILTVGESP, from the exons ATGCCGAAGGAGGCAGACCACCTTGAGGGTGGAGAAGACAAGGAGTCAAAGGAGGAGAGGGCGCAGGATGCTTCGGAagagacagtgaggaagagggtCCGGGCAAATACTCCAAGTCCACATAGAGGGAACACTCCTCAAG CCAGCCCTCCCAGGTTTGTCTCTGTTGAGGAGCTGATGGAGACGGCTAAAGGAGTCACTAACATGGCTCTGGCTCATGAAATAATGGTTAACCACGCTTTTCAAGTCAAACCAGCGGAGCTTCCTGAGGGAAG TTTGGAGCGTAGAGTGAAGGAGATCATGCACAAAGCATTCTGGGATTGCTTGGAAGCTCAGTTGAAGGAGGATCCACCGACGTACGGACATGCCATTAAACTGCTGGCTGAGATCAAAGAG actctgctgtctttcttgCTGCCGGGCCACGGTCGCCTGCGCTCCCGTATTGAGGAGGTTCTGGACTTACCTCTAatccagcagcaggctgagaaTGGAGCACTTGACATCAGTCGACTGTCAAAGTTTATCGTTGAGATGATGGGCTCCCTGTGCGCCCCCTGCAGAGACGAGGACGTGAATAAGCTAAAGGAGATCACCGATGTTGTGCCTCTGCTCAA GGCCATATTCTCTGTGCTGGACCTGATGAAGGTGGACATGGCTAACTTTGCCGTCAGCAGCATCAGGCCTCATCTGATGCAGCAGTCAGTTGAGTATGAAAGGAGCAAGTTCCAGGAGTTTCTGGAGAAACAACCTA ATGCCTTAGACTACACTGAGAAGTGGCTTGAGGACACAGTGAGATGcttgagagaggctgcagtggaAGGTTCGAGCGCTGCCTCATCAAACCCTCCCTCACTCGTCCCCCTTAATGTCCATAATCACGCCTATTTACGCCTGCTGAGGTGGGACCACACCTCAGACCCTTTCCCAGAG ACATTGTTGATGGATCAGGTCCGGTTTCAGGAGATGCAGCAGGAGGCTGAGCAGTTagttctgctctcctctgtgctcctcgTTGTCTACACCACCACAGGGGAGGCTATCTCAGGCCTGCCAGGCCTGATGGAGACTCTTAAAAACACTGTCAATGTCATGcttgcagacatgcacacacc GTCTTTTAGTGCACAGGAGGCCTTAGCGACCATCGGGGAGAAACTGTGTTTTGAGCTGAGTCAGTGTTTAAGCCAACATGGCTACTCTCCATTTTCAGCTGACCGAAAGAGCACTCTGAGGGGACAAATTTCAGCTACCGTCCAGCCGGACAACGCAGTCCGCAAGCTGATGG aCTCTCGGGTTCAGAGCTACCTCCTGGCTTCCCTGGAGTCCAGCCAACATAagacccctcctcctctcccggGGGGTCTTGTTCCAGTAGGCAGGGAGCTGAAGGAGCTTGCTGTTCGCTTCAGCCGCCTCGTCAACTTCAACAAGCTGGTCTTCTCCCCGTTCTACCAAAAGATTCTCCATAAAATACTGACAGTAGGGGAGAGTCCATAA
- the tcp11l1 gene encoding T-complex protein 11-like protein 1 isoform X2, with protein MPKEADHLEGGEDKESKEERAQDASEETVRKRVRANTPSPHRGNTPQASPPRFVSVEELMETAKGVTNMALAHEIMVNHAFQVKPAELPEGSLERRVKEIMHKAFWDCLEAQLKEDPPTYGHAIKLLAEIKETLLSFLLPGHGRLRSRIEEVLDLPLIQQQAENGALDISRLSKFIVEMMGSLCAPCRDEDVNKLKEITDVVPLLKAIFSVLDLMKVDMANFAVSSIRPHLMQQSVEYERSKFQEFLEKQPNALDYTEKWLEDTVRCLREAAVEGSSAASSNPPSLVPLNVHNHAYLRLLRWDHTSDPFPETLLMDQVRFQEMQQEAEQLVLLSSVLLVVYTTTGEAISGLPGLMETLKNTVNVMLADMHTP; from the exons ATGCCGAAGGAGGCAGACCACCTTGAGGGTGGAGAAGACAAGGAGTCAAAGGAGGAGAGGGCGCAGGATGCTTCGGAagagacagtgaggaagagggtCCGGGCAAATACTCCAAGTCCACATAGAGGGAACACTCCTCAAG CCAGCCCTCCCAGGTTTGTCTCTGTTGAGGAGCTGATGGAGACGGCTAAAGGAGTCACTAACATGGCTCTGGCTCATGAAATAATGGTTAACCACGCTTTTCAAGTCAAACCAGCGGAGCTTCCTGAGGGAAG TTTGGAGCGTAGAGTGAAGGAGATCATGCACAAAGCATTCTGGGATTGCTTGGAAGCTCAGTTGAAGGAGGATCCACCGACGTACGGACATGCCATTAAACTGCTGGCTGAGATCAAAGAG actctgctgtctttcttgCTGCCGGGCCACGGTCGCCTGCGCTCCCGTATTGAGGAGGTTCTGGACTTACCTCTAatccagcagcaggctgagaaTGGAGCACTTGACATCAGTCGACTGTCAAAGTTTATCGTTGAGATGATGGGCTCCCTGTGCGCCCCCTGCAGAGACGAGGACGTGAATAAGCTAAAGGAGATCACCGATGTTGTGCCTCTGCTCAA GGCCATATTCTCTGTGCTGGACCTGATGAAGGTGGACATGGCTAACTTTGCCGTCAGCAGCATCAGGCCTCATCTGATGCAGCAGTCAGTTGAGTATGAAAGGAGCAAGTTCCAGGAGTTTCTGGAGAAACAACCTA ATGCCTTAGACTACACTGAGAAGTGGCTTGAGGACACAGTGAGATGcttgagagaggctgcagtggaAGGTTCGAGCGCTGCCTCATCAAACCCTCCCTCACTCGTCCCCCTTAATGTCCATAATCACGCCTATTTACGCCTGCTGAGGTGGGACCACACCTCAGACCCTTTCCCAGAG ACATTGTTGATGGATCAGGTCCGGTTTCAGGAGATGCAGCAGGAGGCTGAGCAGTTagttctgctctcctctgtgctcctcgTTGTCTACACCACCACAGGGGAGGCTATCTCAGGCCTGCCAGGCCTGATGGAGACTCTTAAAAACACTGTCAATGTCATGcttgcagacatgcacacacc CTGA